The Streptomyces aurantiacus genome includes a region encoding these proteins:
- a CDS encoding response regulator transcription factor: MCAHVMVAEDDEKQAELIRRSLLSEGHTATVVHDGGAALEAARERRPDLVVLDLMLPVIDGFGVCRALRRDDDIPVLMLTARSTEEDILLGLELGADDYMTKPYSPRELMARIRTVLRRSGRQTAGQRDDPVVRAAGIAVDPVRHEVMCDGSPVDCTPAEYEILLAMVAEPDRVFSRQQLLHRTRGIDRASTERAVDVHIMNLRKKTEADPRRPVRLLTVFGVGYKLSGDRG, from the coding sequence GTGTGCGCACACGTGATGGTTGCCGAGGACGACGAGAAACAGGCCGAGCTGATACGCCGCTCCCTGCTGAGCGAGGGCCACACCGCCACCGTGGTCCACGACGGCGGGGCCGCGCTCGAGGCCGCCCGGGAGCGCCGGCCCGACCTCGTCGTCCTGGACCTGATGCTCCCGGTGATCGACGGCTTCGGGGTGTGCCGGGCGCTGCGCCGCGACGACGACATCCCCGTCCTCATGCTCACCGCCCGCTCCACCGAGGAGGACATCCTCCTCGGCCTCGAACTCGGCGCCGACGACTACATGACCAAGCCGTACAGCCCGCGCGAACTGATGGCCCGCATCCGCACGGTCCTGCGCCGCAGCGGGCGGCAGACCGCCGGGCAACGCGACGACCCGGTCGTACGGGCCGCGGGGATCGCCGTGGACCCCGTACGGCACGAGGTGATGTGCGACGGATCGCCGGTGGACTGCACACCGGCCGAGTACGAGATCCTGCTGGCGATGGTCGCCGAGCCGGACCGGGTCTTCTCCCGGCAGCAGTTGCTGCACCGCACTCGGGGGATCGACCGGGCCTCGACCGAGCGGGCGGTCGACGTGCACATCATGAACCTGCGCAAGAAGACCGAGGCTGATCCGCGCCGACCGGTCCGGCTGCTGACCGTCTTCGGGGTGGGCTACAAGCTCAGCGGGGACCGCGGGTGA
- a CDS encoding putative immunity protein, translating to MNISDEDRRLLGLWAADRVEPVLPLFEAKAPADTRPREAIEGIRAFVREGRRTARLRSLGWAAHAAAREVGDPAATAAARAACYAAATPYIHPLATPHQSKHALAPAVYGALARELAAGDDAGVGDEELRRAIEHAPPEVRELVRRMPARSPGRSRLDTLYHQLDAALRS from the coding sequence GTGAACATAAGTGATGAGGACCGTCGGCTGCTCGGGCTCTGGGCCGCCGACCGTGTCGAGCCGGTGCTCCCGTTGTTCGAAGCGAAGGCTCCCGCCGACACCCGTCCCCGCGAGGCGATCGAGGGAATCCGGGCCTTCGTGCGCGAGGGAAGGCGGACGGCCCGGCTGCGGTCTCTCGGCTGGGCGGCCCACGCGGCCGCCCGCGAGGTCGGCGACCCTGCTGCCACAGCGGCCGCCCGCGCCGCGTGCTACGCGGCGGCGACTCCCTACATCCACCCCCTGGCCACCCCTCACCAGTCGAAGCACGCCCTGGCTCCCGCGGTGTACGGGGCTCTCGCCCGTGAGCTGGCGGCGGGGGACGACGCCGGGGTCGGCGACGAGGAGCTCCGACGGGCGATCGAGCACGCCCCGCCCGAGGTTCGCGAGCTCGTGCGGCGGATGCCGGCCCGCAGCCCCGGCCGCAGTCGGCTGGACACGCTCTACCACCAGCTCGACGCGGCCCTTCGCAGCTGA
- a CDS encoding L,D-transpeptidase family protein: MITSFRGAACRPVAVLAATLLLAGCGGGAAATPDREPGVMTTRAGADKPAPAPRVSPDVTPRHLPGLGPRTIAQVPSKTRQALVVTGEGRNSPLSTAVLYERTASGWRAGPRWPAHNALKGWTGHHRAGDLRSPIGVYALTDAGGLLPDPGTRLPYDRSGGFSIGGTGFEGEPLAGSFDYVVAINYNRAPGTTPLDWTRPLGAGRGGGIWLHVDHDGPTQGCVSLRKNHMKALLRALDPDRRPVVVMGDAAALGR; the protein is encoded by the coding sequence ATGATCACAAGCTTTCGCGGTGCCGCCTGCCGTCCCGTCGCCGTTCTCGCGGCCACCCTTCTCCTCGCCGGCTGCGGCGGCGGAGCGGCTGCGACGCCGGACCGCGAACCGGGCGTGATGACGACGAGGGCGGGCGCGGACAAACCTGCCCCCGCGCCCCGGGTCTCCCCGGACGTGACACCGCGGCACCTGCCGGGCCTGGGGCCCAGGACGATCGCCCAGGTGCCGTCGAAGACCCGTCAGGCACTCGTGGTGACGGGCGAGGGCCGGAACTCCCCCCTGTCGACGGCGGTGTTGTACGAGCGCACGGCGTCCGGCTGGCGGGCCGGGCCCAGGTGGCCCGCGCACAATGCCCTCAAGGGCTGGACCGGCCACCACCGGGCCGGTGATCTCCGCTCACCCATCGGCGTGTACGCCCTCACGGACGCGGGCGGACTCCTCCCCGACCCGGGCACCCGCCTGCCCTACGACCGCTCCGGAGGTTTCTCCATCGGCGGCACGGGTTTCGAGGGCGAGCCCCTGGCCGGTTCGTTCGACTACGTCGTCGCCATCAACTACAACCGCGCGCCCGGCACCACACCACTGGACTGGACACGGCCCCTCGGGGCGGGGCGGGGTGGCGGCATATGGCTGCACGTCGACCACGACGGCCCCACGCAGGGCTGTGTCAGTCTGCGGAAGAACCACATGAAGGCTTTGCTGCGCGCCCTGGACCCGGACCGCCGTCCGGTGGTCGTCATGGGTGACGCGGCCGCCCTCGGACGCTGA
- a CDS encoding PPOX class F420-dependent oxidoreductase has product MTHDTSQDALLALLSEYDGGVLTTLRRDGRPQLSNVNHAYYPDERIVRVSLTDGRAKTRNLRRDPRASYHVTSADRSVYTVAEGVADLSPVARDPRDETVEELIRLYRDVQGEHPDWDDYRAAMIRDSRLVLRLRVERAYGIPLTR; this is encoded by the coding sequence ATGACGCATGACACCAGCCAGGACGCTCTGCTCGCGCTTCTCTCCGAGTACGACGGCGGGGTGCTGACCACGCTCCGGCGCGACGGGCGCCCACAGCTGTCCAATGTCAACCACGCGTACTACCCCGACGAACGGATCGTGCGCGTCTCGCTCACCGACGGACGCGCCAAGACCCGCAACCTGCGCCGGGATCCGCGGGCCTCGTATCACGTGACCAGCGCGGACCGGTCCGTCTACACCGTCGCCGAGGGCGTCGCCGACCTCTCGCCGGTGGCCCGCGACCCACGCGACGAGACCGTGGAGGAGCTGATCCGGCTCTACCGGGACGTGCAGGGCGAACACCCCGACTGGGACGACTACCGGGCCGCCATGATCCGCGACAGCCGTCTCGTACTGCGGCTCCGTGTGGAGCGCGCGTACGGCATCCCCCTCACCCGGTGA
- a CDS encoding S1 family peptidase, giving the protein MRRTTSMRTGLAALLLVGAWATAVAAPASAADAPDTPRTSDAPASAGLIDAMRRDLGLTQAEARTRLAAEKAATAAEPKVRRAAGAAYGGSWFDADSGKLTVALTAGASAATLDSVRGAGATVTTVRHSARQLDAVKARIDKLAAPKGVSNWYVDAESSSVVVAVVAAKRADNDVRTFLSKARAAGPVTVEETAAAPETFAAGTVGGDPFYTGNVRCSIGFSVHGGFVTAGHCGGAGQGVSGWDRSYIGNIQGSSFPGNDYAWVNVGSGWWTVPVVLGWGTVSDRLVRGSAEAPVGSSICRSGSTTHWHCGTVLAKNETVNYSQGAVHQMTKTSVCAQPGDSGGSFISGDQAQGVTSGGWGNCSTGGETWYQPVNEILNRYGLTLHTA; this is encoded by the coding sequence TTGAGACGCACTACATCCATGCGCACCGGCCTGGCCGCACTCCTCCTGGTCGGCGCCTGGGCAACCGCCGTCGCCGCACCCGCCTCGGCCGCCGACGCCCCCGACACCCCCCGCACCTCCGACGCCCCGGCCTCCGCCGGCCTCATCGACGCCATGCGACGGGATCTCGGCCTGACACAGGCCGAGGCCAGGACGCGTCTCGCCGCGGAGAAGGCGGCGACAGCAGCCGAACCGAAGGTCCGGCGCGCGGCCGGAGCCGCGTACGGAGGCTCCTGGTTCGACGCCGACAGCGGGAAACTGACCGTCGCCCTCACGGCCGGCGCGTCCGCCGCCACCCTCGACTCCGTACGCGGAGCCGGGGCGACCGTCACCACCGTCCGGCACAGCGCCCGGCAGCTCGACGCCGTCAAGGCGCGTATCGACAAACTGGCCGCGCCGAAGGGAGTCAGCAACTGGTACGTCGACGCCGAGTCGAGCTCGGTCGTCGTGGCCGTCGTCGCCGCGAAGCGTGCTGACAACGATGTCCGCACGTTCCTGTCGAAGGCCCGCGCGGCAGGTCCGGTCACCGTCGAGGAGACCGCCGCGGCGCCCGAGACCTTCGCCGCCGGGACCGTCGGCGGCGACCCCTTCTACACCGGGAACGTCCGCTGTTCCATCGGCTTCTCGGTGCACGGCGGTTTCGTCACCGCCGGGCACTGCGGCGGGGCGGGGCAGGGCGTCAGCGGCTGGGACCGCTCCTACATCGGCAACATCCAGGGCTCCTCGTTCCCGGGCAACGACTACGCCTGGGTCAACGTCGGGAGCGGCTGGTGGACCGTGCCGGTCGTGCTCGGCTGGGGCACCGTCTCCGACCGGCTCGTCCGCGGGTCCGCCGAGGCACCCGTCGGTTCCTCCATCTGCCGGTCGGGATCGACCACGCACTGGCACTGCGGCACGGTGCTCGCCAAGAACGAGACCGTCAACTACAGCCAGGGCGCCGTCCACCAGATGACCAAGACCAGCGTCTGCGCGCAGCCGGGCGACTCCGGTGGTTCCTTCATCAGCGGCGACCAGGCGCAGGGCGTCACCTCCGGCGGCTGGGGCAACTGCTCCACCGGCGGCGAGACCTGGTACCAGCCGGTCAACGAGATCCTCAACCGGTACGGGCTCACCCTGCACACGGCCTGA
- a CDS encoding DUF1206 domain-containing protein, whose amino-acid sequence MDASTLTRGSRAGKNKAAPAIEGAARAGFTARGVIYLLVGMLALQIAFGGSGKQADQGGALEEVAQKPFGAVVLWALGIGLVGMALWRLSEAVFGAAGPDGHKWKKRLASAARAVFYGFVAYTVLAFAAGSGGSGSSDGKSRDVTAKVMDLPAGQWLVGVAGVVILCAGVWMAVQAVRRKYHKHMRLGEMSRRVRQTVDVTGVGGGVARGLVFAVAGGFAIRSAVEFEPDKAKGMDDTLRSFTETPVGPWLLVFIAVGLMLFGVFSFAMAKWRKV is encoded by the coding sequence ATGGATGCAAGCACGTTGACGCGAGGCAGCCGGGCGGGGAAGAACAAGGCTGCCCCGGCTATCGAGGGCGCGGCCCGGGCGGGATTCACCGCGCGCGGTGTCATCTACCTGCTGGTGGGCATGCTGGCGCTGCAGATCGCCTTCGGCGGCAGCGGGAAGCAGGCGGATCAGGGCGGCGCACTCGAAGAGGTCGCCCAGAAGCCCTTCGGAGCGGTTGTGCTCTGGGCTCTGGGCATCGGACTGGTCGGCATGGCGCTCTGGCGGCTGTCCGAAGCGGTCTTCGGCGCGGCGGGCCCTGATGGCCACAAGTGGAAGAAGAGGCTTGCGTCGGCGGCACGGGCCGTCTTCTACGGCTTCGTCGCCTACACCGTTCTCGCCTTCGCCGCGGGTTCCGGCGGGAGCGGTTCGAGTGACGGCAAGTCCCGGGACGTGACGGCCAAGGTCATGGACCTGCCCGCCGGGCAGTGGCTCGTGGGTGTGGCGGGCGTGGTGATCCTCTGCGCCGGTGTCTGGATGGCTGTGCAGGCCGTGCGCCGGAAGTACCACAAGCACATGAGGCTCGGTGAGATGTCACGCCGGGTGCGCCAAACGGTCGACGTGACGGGTGTCGGCGGCGGAGTGGCCCGCGGTCTCGTGTTCGCCGTCGCCGGGGGCTTCGCGATCCGGTCGGCCGTCGAATTCGAACCGGACAAGGCCAAGGGCATGGACGACACCCTGCGCTCGTTCACCGAGACCCCGGTGGGGCCGTGGCTGCTGGTGTTCATCGCGGTCGGCCTGATGCTGTTCGGGGTGTTCTCGTTCGCCATGGCCAAGTGGCGCAAGGTCTGA
- a CDS encoding FAD-dependent oxidoreductase: protein MAQGTDAARTVILTVDDDPGVSRAVARDLRRRYGETYRIVRAESGESALDALRELKLRGDLVAVILADYRMPQMNGIEFLEQALDVYPGARRVLLTAYADTNAAIDAINVVDLDHYLLKPWDPPEEKLYPVLDDLLAAWRTSDHRAVPITKVVGHRWSARSSDVREFLARNQVPYRWYSSDEPEGARLLACAGQDGERLPLVVTADGAVLVEPGDPELAAQVGLATTPTAEFYDLVVIGGGPAGLGAAVYGASEGLRTVLVERSATGGQAGQSSRIENYLGFPDGVSGGQLTDRARRQAAKFGAEILTAREVTGLEVTGASRTVRFSDGSAIAAHCVILATGVSYRQLEAPGTQDLTGCGVFYGSALTEAAACQGHDVYIVGGANSAGQAAMHLAKGAKSVTLLVRGSSLAASMSHYLIEQIANAPNISVRTGTVVDSVHGAGHLEQLTLRDLASGHTELVDAQWLFVFIGAAPLTDWLDGTVRRDERGFIVAGPDLAVGGQQPPGWELDRPPYHLETSVPGVFVAGDARAESAKRVASAVGEGAMAVMLVHRYLEQS, encoded by the coding sequence ATGGCACAGGGCACCGACGCAGCACGGACCGTCATCCTGACCGTGGACGACGACCCCGGAGTCTCGCGTGCCGTGGCCCGTGACCTCCGCCGTCGCTACGGCGAGACGTACCGGATCGTGCGCGCGGAGTCCGGGGAGAGTGCTCTCGACGCCCTGCGCGAGCTGAAGCTGCGCGGTGACCTCGTCGCGGTGATCCTCGCGGACTACCGCATGCCGCAGATGAACGGGATCGAGTTCCTGGAGCAGGCCCTGGACGTGTACCCGGGCGCCCGCCGGGTGCTGCTGACCGCGTACGCGGACACGAACGCGGCGATCGACGCGATCAACGTGGTCGACCTCGACCACTACCTCCTCAAGCCCTGGGACCCGCCGGAGGAGAAGCTCTACCCCGTCCTGGACGACCTGCTGGCCGCCTGGCGGACCTCCGACCACCGGGCCGTCCCGATCACGAAGGTCGTCGGTCACCGCTGGTCCGCGCGCTCGTCGGACGTGCGGGAGTTCCTGGCCCGCAACCAGGTGCCGTACCGGTGGTACTCCTCGGACGAGCCGGAGGGCGCCCGGTTGCTGGCCTGCGCGGGACAGGACGGGGAGCGGCTGCCGCTCGTGGTCACCGCGGACGGGGCGGTCCTCGTCGAGCCCGGCGACCCGGAGCTGGCCGCCCAGGTGGGGCTGGCCACCACGCCGACCGCCGAGTTCTACGACCTGGTCGTCATCGGCGGCGGACCGGCCGGGCTCGGCGCGGCGGTGTACGGCGCCTCGGAGGGGCTGCGGACCGTCCTGGTGGAGCGTTCGGCGACCGGTGGGCAGGCGGGTCAGAGCTCACGCATCGAGAACTACCTGGGTTTCCCGGACGGTGTGTCCGGTGGGCAGCTCACCGACCGGGCGCGGCGCCAGGCCGCCAAGTTCGGCGCCGAGATCCTGACGGCGCGCGAGGTGACCGGCCTGGAGGTCACCGGCGCCTCGCGCACCGTGCGGTTCTCCGACGGTTCGGCGATCGCCGCGCACTGCGTGATCCTGGCGACGGGCGTGTCGTACCGGCAGTTGGAGGCGCCCGGCACTCAGGACCTGACCGGGTGCGGGGTCTTCTACGGGTCGGCGCTGACCGAGGCCGCCGCCTGCCAGGGACACGACGTGTACATCGTCGGTGGTGCGAACTCCGCCGGGCAGGCGGCCATGCACCTGGCCAAGGGCGCGAAGTCGGTCACCCTGCTGGTGCGCGGCTCCTCCCTTGCCGCGTCGATGTCCCACTACCTGATCGAGCAGATCGCGAACGCGCCGAACATCTCGGTGCGCACCGGGACGGTCGTGGACTCGGTGCACGGCGCCGGCCACCTGGAGCAGCTCACCCTGCGCGATCTGGCGAGCGGGCACACCGAACTCGTCGACGCGCAGTGGCTGTTCGTGTTCATCGGGGCGGCCCCGCTCACCGACTGGCTGGACGGCACGGTCCGCAGGGACGAGCGCGGGTTCATCGTCGCCGGCCCCGACCTCGCCGTGGGCGGACAGCAGCCGCCCGGCTGGGAGCTGGACCGCCCGCCGTACCACCTGGAGACCAGTGTGCCCGGGGTGTTCGTGGCGGGTGACGCGCGTGCCGAGTCCGCCAAGCGTGTCGCCTCCGCCGTCGGAGAGGGAGCCATGGCCGTGATGCTCGTACACCGGTATCTGGAGCAGTCGTGA
- a CDS encoding ATP-binding protein, whose amino-acid sequence MSGQPMPCDVAELSTLFLFEKLDGEQLGRLCSEGRVERFEPGYVYQEGEPATCFFVLLEGTLVMSRRVGSDDVEISRTSQRGVYAGAMQAYLAAPDEARYKGSLRVTEPSRFFVLPAETFSAVLREWFPMAVHLLEGLFFGSQNTQRTIGQRERLLALGSLSAGLTHELNNPAAAAVRATSALRDRVAGMRHKLGMIASGPYARDALETLVEIQERTAEQVAKATPLSPLEASDREDTLADWFDDHGIAGGWQLAPTFVQAGLDTDWLDQVAAAVEEQTLEGAVRWLNYTVETELLMNEIEDSTTRISHLVDAAKQYSQLDRAPYQVADVHELLDSTVMMLAGKIGSGVRIVKDYDRALPRIPAYPGELNQVWTNLIDNAVSAMGGEGVLTVRTALEREQFLVEFRDTGPGVPEEIRGRIFDPFFTTKPVGEGTGLGLDISWRIVVNKHHGHLEVHSVPGDTRFQVFLPLTAAESDTAQEAP is encoded by the coding sequence GTGAGCGGGCAGCCGATGCCGTGCGACGTCGCCGAGCTCAGCACGCTGTTCCTGTTCGAGAAGCTGGACGGGGAACAACTGGGACGGCTGTGCAGCGAGGGCCGGGTGGAGAGGTTCGAGCCCGGTTACGTCTACCAGGAGGGGGAGCCCGCCACGTGCTTCTTCGTTCTCCTGGAGGGCACGCTCGTGATGTCGCGCCGGGTCGGCAGCGACGACGTGGAGATCAGCCGTACGTCCCAGCGCGGCGTGTACGCGGGAGCAATGCAGGCCTATCTGGCCGCCCCCGACGAGGCGCGCTACAAGGGCTCCCTGCGGGTCACCGAGCCCTCGCGGTTCTTCGTCCTGCCCGCCGAGACGTTCTCCGCGGTCCTGCGGGAGTGGTTCCCCATGGCCGTGCACCTGCTGGAAGGGCTGTTCTTCGGCAGCCAGAACACCCAGCGGACCATCGGCCAGCGCGAGCGGCTCCTGGCGCTCGGCTCGCTCTCCGCCGGGCTGACGCACGAGCTCAACAACCCGGCCGCGGCGGCCGTCCGGGCCACGTCCGCGCTGCGGGACCGGGTGGCCGGCATGCGGCACAAGCTCGGCATGATCGCGTCGGGCCCGTACGCGCGCGACGCCCTGGAGACGCTCGTCGAGATCCAGGAACGCACCGCGGAGCAGGTCGCCAAGGCCACGCCGCTGAGCCCGCTGGAGGCCTCCGACCGGGAGGACACCCTCGCCGACTGGTTCGACGACCACGGCATCGCGGGCGGCTGGCAGCTCGCGCCGACGTTCGTGCAGGCCGGGCTGGACACCGACTGGCTGGACCAGGTGGCGGCGGCCGTCGAGGAGCAGACCCTCGAAGGGGCCGTGCGCTGGCTGAACTACACGGTCGAGACCGAACTCCTGATGAACGAGATCGAGGACTCCACCACCCGCATCTCGCATCTCGTGGACGCGGCCAAGCAGTACTCCCAGCTCGACCGGGCGCCCTACCAGGTCGCCGACGTGCACGAACTGCTGGACAGCACCGTGATGATGCTCGCCGGGAAGATCGGCTCGGGCGTCAGGATCGTCAAGGACTACGACCGTGCGCTGCCCAGGATCCCCGCCTACCCGGGCGAGTTGAACCAGGTGTGGACGAACCTCATCGACAACGCCGTGTCGGCGATGGGCGGCGAGGGTGTCCTGACCGTGCGCACCGCACTCGAACGGGAGCAGTTCCTCGTCGAGTTCCGCGACACGGGACCCGGTGTGCCCGAGGAGATCCGCGGCCGGATCTTCGACCCGTTCTTCACCACGAAGCCCGTCGGCGAGGGCACCGGGCTCGGCCTGGACATCTCCTGGCGGATCGTCGTGAACAAACACCACGGGCATCTGGAGGTGCACTCCGTGCCCGGTGACACCCGTTTCCAGGTATTCCTCCCGCTCACCGCGGCGGAGTCCGACACTGCTCAGGAGGCGCCATGA
- a CDS encoding UBP-type zinc finger domain-containing protein, translating to MTTPDGIDPSVPPSGAGCVECDAAGGWWFHLRRCAQCGHVGCCDDSPAKHATAHHRSTGHPLIRSFEPGEAWFWNFETSELYESGPDLAPPLSHPADQPTPGPAGRVPADWARTLR from the coding sequence ATGACCACCCCGGACGGAATCGACCCGAGTGTCCCGCCGAGCGGCGCCGGGTGCGTCGAATGCGACGCCGCGGGCGGCTGGTGGTTCCATCTGCGGCGCTGCGCCCAGTGCGGTCACGTGGGGTGCTGCGACGACTCCCCCGCCAAGCACGCCACCGCCCACCACCGGAGCACGGGCCATCCCCTCATCCGCAGCTTCGAACCGGGCGAGGCCTGGTTCTGGAACTTCGAGACGTCCGAGCTGTACGAGTCCGGTCCGGACCTCGCCCCGCCGCTCAGCCACCCGGCGGACCAGCCCACGCCCGGGCCCGCTGGACGGGTGCCGGCGGACTGGGCGCGGACCCTGCGCTGA